The Humulus lupulus chromosome 4, drHumLupu1.1, whole genome shotgun sequence genome has a window encoding:
- the LOC133829181 gene encoding ethylene-responsive transcription factor RAP2-2-like, translated as MDIIEINSNIPFDSQIPCSNHSPKLYIEPEKFHDSEDHSSMPPKRSVVLKNRVQRRYLGVRQRPSGRWVAEIKDSNQKLRLWLGTFDTPEDAALAYDRAARLLRGRNAKTNFPNQGIMSTCEENFDILGKNNPRLYQLLQQAVMKNKAKNNFCNMNIPLWNNNNDYNMGEVLDQYFDSSVYNDFDTLVEETIVCSSSNYDYDYSDNHDHDHEHDHDHDHEHDHDQRDNKKNSNKLCSSNNSTTISLGSSKVYSSVVVAPSFSASNQC; from the coding sequence ATGGATATCATAGAGATCAACTCAAATATCCCATTTGACTCTCAAATCCCATGTTCAAATCACTCCCCAAAACTATATATTGAACCTGAAAAGTTTCATGATAGTGAGGATCATAGCTCTATGCCTCCTAAAAGATCAGTCGTGTTGAAAAATAGAGTACAAAGAAGGTATCTAGGGGTGAGACAGAGGCCATCAGGAAGATGGGTTGCCGAGATTAAGGACTCAAATCAAAAGCTAAGGCTTTGGTTAGGGACTTTTGACACACCAGAGGATGCTGCCTTGGCCTATGATAGGGCTGCAAGGCTTTTGAgaggaagaaatgccaagaccAACTTCCCAAATCAGGGAATTATGAGTACTTGTGAAGAAAACTTCGACATATTGGGGAAAAATAATCCAAGGCTTTATCAGCTTCTTCAACAGGCAGTCATGAAGAACAAGGCCAAGAACAACTTTTGTAACATGAATATTCCATTATGgaataataataatgattataATATGGGAGAAGTACTAGATCAGTACTTTGATTCTTCAGTTTATAATGATTTTGATACTTTGGTTGAAGAAACCATAGTTTGTTCTTCATCCAACTATGATTATGATTACAGCGATAATCATGATCATGATCACGAGCACGATCATGATCATGATCACGAGCACGATCATGATCAGAGGGATAATAAGAAGAATAGTAACAAGCTttgtagtagtaataatagtactACAATTTCACTTGGTAGTTCTAAGGTTTATTCTTCTGTTGTTGTAGCTCCTTCTTTCAGTGCTTCCAATCAATGTTAG